In one Atribacterota bacterium genomic region, the following are encoded:
- a CDS encoding Spy/CpxP family protein refolding chaperone encodes MNKKSILIVVIAAITLVIFTMTSFAEEYPKGGFSGKPGTSCYPGQGRQPAGQWNARPNRSDEFRDMMNLDLSQEQVAEIRQMMLDFQKETLELRNQIQVKQLELKELRLAAEVDMEQVRSKLEEIADLQVELRMKAIEKQNKVKELLTPEQLENFSLGIPMQRFGMGGHNFNQDYKGNCL; translated from the coding sequence ATGAATAAGAAGAGCATCCTTATCGTAGTAATCGCAGCCATTACCCTGGTCATCTTTACCATGACATCCTTTGCAGAGGAATACCCCAAGGGAGGCTTCTCCGGTAAACCGGGAACCTCTTGCTATCCCGGACAAGGTAGGCAACCTGCAGGTCAATGGAATGCCCGCCCCAACCGAAGTGATGAATTCAGAGATATGATGAATCTGGATCTTTCTCAGGAACAGGTCGCTGAAATCAGACAGATGATGTTGGACTTCCAAAAAGAGACCTTGGAACTGAGAAATCAGATCCAGGTCAAACAGTTGGAGCTGAAAGAACTGAGACTGGCCGCTGAAGTTGATATGGAACAAGTGAGGTCCAAACTGGAAGAAATTGCTGATCTTCAAGTAGAACTGAGGATGAAGGCTATTGAAAAACAGAATAAAGTGAAAGAGCTGCTGACTCCTGAACAGCTGGAAAACTTTAGCTTGGGTATCCCAATGCAGAGATTCGGCATGGGAGGCCATAACTTCAACCAGGATTATAAAGGAAACTGCTTGTAA